tcatgcatttttgctGACttctccaactttttttttccttcttgaaaCTCATCCTCTACCCTATTTCcatgcattgcacgggttagtaACCAGTAAACGTTTTGACTTTTTGTACGTTAATCACTCCTTATTGTGCCACGTGGCTATATAAATTTATGCTaggtatatatttaaaaatattgaatagTTGTGCCTTTCATTTTTCAATGGGCACATTTTTGGTCAATAAACActtttttcattcaataggcACATTTTGGTATATCTAATATGAATGGTTATAAAGTTTCAATAGACACCTTTTGGTATATCCAATTTAAAGGGTTATAACatttcaatagacacattttgGTATATATTAGAACCTATcttatatatacctatatatacaatacAAATTAAACTAGAGACACAATATTCTATTTCTTATTCCTTCccacaaaaaactaataaatgaaaaaacattGCTTTCTTCTACCTAACTAATAAAACTTTGTGCTATTTCTTTCaatgtctttttttaattttttaattttttaatttttttattttgtgcattTTTGCTTACTACTCCAACtcaaaaatattgattttttttccttgaaactCATTCAATAGTTATTAACGTGTATCGCACAGGTTAGCAACTACTTCACTTATAAAGCAATTATTCTCCAAGGAATTGTCTTCTTCCACCAATCAAGCTTTCTGTTATAGTTTAGTTGCCAGAGCCAGAGGAGCACCCTGCCTGTACTCTCCTTGTCATATTTCTGTTCTTCTCTGTCCATGTGCATTGCATGTGTCATTTTCTAGGGGAAAAAAGGAGCATGGATAATAGAATTGACAATTAAGCACCGAAAAATAAGTTCATATGGATTTTATAAACCTTTGTCCGTCGGTGACTATATGGTTGATAGTATAAGGTCCAACGCACAATATCAGACATTCTAAAACAGAgatattcttattattttttttttaaaaaaaataataataaaacccagAGTTTGCCTCTAGGATCCCACACTAGAAACAAATTCACCAAACGTGGAACCGtgacttttttcttcttttgaaattttaacatttcatGGAAAAAATATGCTTACTATGAGTTATGGTTTTTTATCCTTAGCTTTGATGTTTATGGATGTTTACACGTCTAGATCCATATATTTATAGAGGTTTACACGTGTAGATTCATAGAGTGACAATCTATACGTTGTTAAtacttaataatattataacatatagagatacCACTTGATccaaaatgtttaaatttatgaatttaggcttactatattatattaataactCACTCTTTTCATTATATATTATTCAATATGAAATTTTACTCACATTATATGGCAAACAAATAAATCGTTCTCGCTCCCTTTTGCTTATGTGGTTTTCTTACACCAGTGTGTCATCTACGAGCCTTGCATAAGCCATCAATGGAAGTTACATGTCAACACTGCACACTTATCTATGGGAATCTAGTCCACACATCTATATTCAATGGAGCCTCACACCTCACCATGATCTAGCACCATTAACAATACTCTTTTGTGGGCCTTTTTCCAAGATCATTTTTGTGGGCCCTAGAGGCTTGCCCTGTCCTCAATCCAATTGTGGAAAGAATCTTAAACACCTTGCCACCTTTGCTATACAGCACCACAAGTTTTGATACTAGTTGTTGGGGAGATAACACCTTTGTGAGACTCCAATTGagtttctaccaaaaaaagaCTCTAATTGAgaggttaatataacatatgaGAACGCTACTTGACCTAAAAAGCTTAAGCTTATAGGTTTGGTCCCGATTATGTTATACCAATCACtcactcttattattattatttaatgcaAAATTTTATTCACATGTGTCTACCCAATATGTTCTTTAGATTTCTTGTTCAATTTCTTCTTGATAATTTATCGATTTGTTTGTTCATGCCTTTCTTCTTTAACGTCACAATTGCATGAATCTTTTTAGAGTCACAATTGCATGAACTTTATAACATAATTAGTAATATTTGTgatatgttttatttaaaaaatggataTTAACAATACTAAATCTGAAAATAATTTTGAGCAAGTTAAATCTGCAGGTTTTGAGGATTTTGAGACATCTCAAACTATAAGTGAGCAAGTTAAATATGAGAGTTCAGTTTCAAACAAGTTTGCAAGTTTTAAGAATTCTGAGATATCTCAAATTAAAAGTGAGCAAGTTCAATCTGAAAGTTCAGTAAACGTGGGAGCAGTTTCAAACAAATTATCCAACACCAAGAAGTCTTTCACATTAAGATTTAAGAGGTTTAAAGAAGACCTAGCTAGTTGCATGCAAGTGAACTGAATTTCCTCTCTAAGCAAACTTGTAAGAtgcttaaacaaaaaaaagagattattattattatttttgataataaaaacaGTAAGCATTGGAAGGAGGGCTTGAACCTCTGACCTCGTGGTTAACAGCCACACACTCTAACCAATTGAGTTTTAACCATAGTTGTTAGTATTATATGATATGCAATACATATTTTATTGTATACATTCGTATAggtttaaaatgagtttttttttttttttttttgggttaaaatttatgattttacttgatttaaacaagttgttagacttttttaacacaaaattattgggAAACTAAATTGAGTCTAATAAAATAGCTAGTCCACGAGTTTATTTTCCTCCCTTCTCTTTTTCCTACAAAATTTAGACTATACTCATAACATTCACTTTTATAttgacaaatttattttctatgctATTAATAATGTTTTAGATGaaaatgtaattattttttattttgttattattattatgagtcTAAAAAGCTAGAATgccaagaaaaaatacaaagaaaaaattattagaaaaaaaaatattgataataatgaagaaaatgtccatgaaaaaataattttgcaagatgctgaacatgatgataacattgacttagatgattttttttttttttttttgagaagaagatgaagttgATTAGCTAAGATGATGAAAAgttcttattattttgtttcatatattaggtattatcacttttgagtttaatcaatttgaacATGCATGTTATACACATAAgttgatttgatttatttagttagttttgttaaattttattgcataaGTAATGATTATATtggtcattagttgaatatatttcgaatttataatgaatatacctttatatatatatataattattttataattttattagatgtTTGTATATCTTACGATACACGATTCGATACGATACacaatatagaaaaataaaaaatcgattcacaaatcacaatacaaTTCACGATTTAACAACTATGGCTTTAACAATGCAAGAGTAAAATTAGAACAACTgtgaggaggaagaagaagataaaagagattgagagaaaggataagagagagaaaacgaaAATTTTCTATATTTCTTGCATAAATGAATTATACTTTGTATTGACTATTTATAGCCGTCGATTACAAAGTATCTCGCAGATAGATTAAAAGGTCTAATCTAAGAAACTTTGGACTGAAACATAATCCAATAATGAATTCAAGATTCTGTAAGAAACTTTTGCTTAGACTTGTAAGATGCTTAAACAAGAAATAAGAGATTATGTTTGTTTGATGTGACTATGTTGGTGTTTCATTGGATAGCTTGTAAAATGTCatattataaaatgttttattggAATATTGAGTGTCTAGTTCTTCACTATATACACAAGCTTTTCTTTTCAagtatatttcttattttagcTAGTAGTATGCTCATGTGATGcatgatttaattaaaaattatatgcacataaaaattaattatatataaataaaagaaaatattttaatatatagtttcacttaaataatttatgtattttaataattaatgaaccTCATGTCaaaaatacattaattttaTGATGTGCACTATATATAGCCACTTGATATAAGCATGAGTTGTAGTGTGTAAATTAtactatattaaaatataaattctgatatatgatcaaaataattaaaataatattaaatttaatataaattacattaaacttttgttaatagaattttagttggagCATAATTTATATCTCTTGAAACTTGGATAATAAGGTTACCCAGGGTAACTAACTATCCTAATAGTAATAAATTACTTGTTTATTGAGTTAATGATTAATGAGATTGTAGCCACTTATTGCAATTCGCAAAGAGAAGATAGTCACTTGGTGCAACCACAACTTCAACAACCTAACTTTaattatatagaaaaatttatgaaatatgAAGGCATGATGATGTCAATGTGgtcattcatttttaaaattgcCTTTAACTCCCTAAAAgcttatataattttgttttgttttgtttttttccccctttaccttaatttttaatgtgaaaaaagaatgcaaaaatttattataaaaaaaaccaaaataaatctCCTCCTATCTCTTCTCACACtcctattttctctcttcaTCTAAAATCTAGAGATGATCAAATGTCATCTAAAATCCAGAGATTATCAAATATCAAACCACAATGTACCAAGCCTGTACatctaaaatagtaaaatctaGAGATTGACATCTAAAATCTTGGATTAATTTCatctaaaatagtaaaatctaGGGATTGACATCttaaattttggattaattttcatctaaaatagtaaaatctaaataaatttatctttttcatCATCACTGTTATGCTAAATCAATTTatcaattcaaaatcaaataatgcATATTCTTAATGTTATTGGAACATGTTATACGtaagtaaaataaatagaaagtagaaaaaaaaaacatattcttaataaggaaaataaattaaagaatgcACAtgtaagtaaataaaataatgagaaaaaaaggaaatgggtttacaattaaaaaggtttttttattattatttgttttgtcttgtacaaACTAACCAACATTTAGCAAAATTGACTAAATTTAGGCTGAGGAGGATTAATTGGAGTGATGCTTACCAGTTAATTAATAAATGATATGAAATAATTTAGACTGAGGAGGATAGAAGTGATTCTTACTAGTTAATTAAACGATATgaaaacaaataatttattcTCGAATATAAAACTTGTTAAAGAGATGTAGAGTTGTTAAAgagaacttttttttgtttttatttttgttttttttggaggggAATTGTTAAAGAGAAAaggtataagaagaagaaaaagtagaaTTATTCTCGAATCTAGAATCTGTTGAAGAGAAACAGAGTTTGGTAATCTACTTCTTAAGAATTGTGCTCCATAATTGGCTATTTGTTGACCTGTTCATCCAATTGACTTTCTTTGATGAGCTAAGCTGATAAGACTATCAGTCAAGCAGTTATTGGCACCGGTGGTAGTTCTGGTTGGTTCATTTCcgttatatttttaataagtcATGGAAACGAGTGTACttattttattggttaataatctagttaaataaagtttttattaaaaaaaagtaattaataattttttttcatttcccataaaagtgatgtcaaaactttcctaaaatagattgttaaccaatAGTTTTAagacactcgttagcattttctattttaatatatgacaTTCTAAGATTGGTAGAGTATAACATAGAACACAAAagtttgaataaataaattgattggTACAGTACAAACTACAAAGTGGAATACAAAagtttgaataaataaattgcagccACTCCTCGCGTTTTCAAATTAACTATTTTCCAATCTAgtatctattatatatatataaaaaaatagattattaattaATGTACTTAATTGAGTTAATTcgtaacgaaaaaaaaaaaggacaaaaagaagaaaaagttgaaTTATTCTCTAATCTAGACACTATTTGAAGAGAAGCAGAGTTattaatctaattttaaaactttttgttCCCCATTTGGCTATTGATTTGCTGACATGTTCTTTCCATCGACTTTTTTTGGTGGTGCTTATGAGAGTATCAATACTCTGTATGTTTtggcaataattttttttagaaaatgatttttttttttttttttttttttttaaagtatattttctataaaaatatcttatttttctatatttggtagtaaccttaaataaatttaaaaatattctctaaaattcttttatttagcTTGCTATGAGATgaagttattttctaaaaaattttagtagataacaatttctaaaattaagcTATACCTTTTTCTATTAaccaaatataattttcctttaactcatttttttctaatacaactaaacacaaaaaactatatttagaCAATTTTCAATTAGCACATGTACAGCCAGCCATTAAAATCGCTAAACTACTCCCCGCAATATTGGTAGATTTcctattattatatagtatCTAACTATAATAACGCATTTACCcgaaccaaaaaagaaaaaagaaaaaaaagaacgcGAGCCCTTTAAAGCCAGACACAATCTCTGAGACCTAGAAAGCCAGAAACACACAGAAGAGAATATCAGGGTGACCAGAATCACTGAGAACACACATAGATCAAGATGGCCAAACAAATGAGCATGACAattcttcttgttgttgttcTAACTGCAGTAGCAGCAGTGGTAAAGGTAACAGAAGCCGCTACTTATGTGGTAGGAGATAGCAGCGGTTGGATCGTTCCTATGAACAATCCAGCCTTTTACACAACCTGGACTTCAGGGAAAAGTTTTTCCGTTGGTGATGTTCTAGGTAAGCTCCTCTACATGTACAAAACCACCTAATTCTACCAGAgcttttcataaattttattgggttttaattgATTTGGACTCTTTCAATTCATTTGCACTAATTCTATCATCTTAGACACTATAAAGTTTAGCATTGAGCCATTTTATTATGTACCACAAGTTTATAATGATCACTTTTACCTGTGACGGTTCTAggaattttttccaaaatattccttaagaaacataaattacacaatctaataaaaaaagaaattcatatattgaccaaaaaaaatgcgaatacataaaatttataattgtcTTCTacgagtttttatattttaaaatcattgtatgatagtttcattatcaatgctacaagctAAATCTCTTGCATAGGAGATGAATCTTGGGTATgtgattttcttatcaaatatttgtctaTAATTCtagtaaaagaataaacaaaaaactataagttcatttgaatattaataaaattattaattattgttgtttagttttttttattaatttgtttgtcttttataaactataatttgttatattgttgtttcattaattataaaattattaattgttgtttagcttaacataatttaatttgtttgtcttttattatgtattggttaattaaattattaattattgtttattagttgcttccCCCAATTAaatattggttaattaaattattgtttattagttgcactaGCACACACCCCATGTGCATTTACTTCCCCCAATTTAAATATCCCACCCCAGCCCCATACCCCCCATCCATCCCCCACTCAACAGACAAGCCTTATGGCCCCTAATCACAATAGCCGATCAGATAAATTcacaatcataaatcataatacactaaaagacaattaattgtatctcaccaacaccaacaccaacaccaacggataaagccaaaaacagaggcaaatattaataaagttataaattaaagcaataacCCAATTACagttcaaagagaaaaagagagagaagttaagTGTAAAGATGAAATACCTTGAGGTTGAGGGAGTAGGGAGGCCTGAGGCTGAGGGGCGGCGCTGTTGGGCAGCACGTCGAGGTGAGAAAGACCGATCTCCGATCCGATGTGTTTTGCTGTTTTGGAGCTCGAGTTTGAGGCCTGATCTCCGTCCGTTGGTTGTTGTTGTccgttggtttttttttttttttttgagaatctatgGGTTTGCTACCATAAGTAATTTGTTGAGTTTgctttaccctttttttttatttttttttttagattgggTTTGCTTTACCATCTgttgtttaggattgatgttggacttttttttttttttcatagtggGCTtactctgttacaatttttatttatttatttttatttttagattttagttcaattttttttttttttgcttgaaagtagaacaaataatttatttatttgagggtgttcctaattttttttaaagggtacacaaataaatttttttaattattatatataatttttttttttcaggtcagggtgttctTGGAAATACCCTGGACTGAACGAGACGCTGCTACTGACTTTTAccctttaaaaattaatagtgaTGTATTTTAGttcctataaaaactttaaaatgatTGATTTTAATACCTaacaaatttaaaccaatagCTTTTAATCCTTTATGTATTTAATAAAGTGATCACTTTAATATTAATTAGgtctaaaatttttcaaaactaacaAATTTAGTCTTTAAAGTCAACTTAACCCCTAAacagttagttattttttttcaactattttagggactaaatttaaattgatattAGGGatcaaattagttaatttttattattattttgcagTATTTTAGggatgagtttttatttatttatttctagtTTGCGATGAACtcatgatttatttatttattattattttgcagTGTTCAACTTCATGAGTAATGTACACGACGTTGCCACAGTAAGCAGAGCCGATTATGATGCCTGCGCCGTCGACAATACTCTAACCCGTGAAACCACAGGACCATATAACTACACCATCAATTCCACTGGCACCCACTACATCATCTGCACCGTCGCAAATGGTGGTCACTGTTTGGGTGGACAAAAGTTGAGCATTAGCGTCGGGAACTCCACAAGCGGCACTTCACCGGCATCATCTCCTACAGGATCCCCTACTCCTTCTGGATCCCCTACTTCTCCTACTCCTACTGGATCCCCTACTTCACCTTCTGGATCCCCTACTTCACCTTCTGATTCACCGTCATCAACAGAAACACCAGCCGGCAGCTCATCAGCCTCATCTCTTGCAGCTACTTTACCTCTTGTTTTCATGACCATTGCCTTGGCtttcttttattagttttacGTTAGTTTAATTTCTGGCTTGTGTCTCATGTATTAATTAAACTCAGCTTTATTGTTGTGTGGCTGTTGATAGACCATTAGTTTGATGACATTTGAGCTGTATTTGAATAAATCGCTTTGAGAAGTACATTTATGACTGTTATTACAGAAATCTGAATTAAGGAGTTTGATCATGGAACATAGAGCTTATATTGTTTTACGAGTTATTTTAGGACCACAAATTTAGTCACACTCTTTTCCATATCTATCTATGTAACAAAAAATaggttattaattaatatacttaattaagttaattcgttacaataaaaaggaaaagttgAATTATTCTTGAATCTAGAAACTATTTGAAGAGAAGCAGAATTTTTAATCtaatcataaatatatatttataagtaCAAGTTACACTCCTTTCAAACTGTAAATTTCTAAAAGACTTAACggttaaaaaaataacactaCTCCTTGATGGCAAGAACgaagttataattttttctccCAATTTGGTCGATTATGTAATCTTTTCAACCTATATTGtttttgagtttctttttttaaatacaaatttgaatatggtttatttttttcttttttttataatgaatcTGCTTACGTTGATGAATGAGGGGTCACTGTTTTCGAACACAAATTAATACGACATCATTTTATTGAAAAGGAAGTTGAAGAACTACTAAAGTGTAATTTCAATGAAGAGGATTAATGAAGCATAGAAGTAATAGTAACACAAACCCTGAAGTTTTGTTTAGAGAAAATTGTAcaattctttagtttttttttttttttgaaataaaattaattatcgtttcttgaaattaaaaaaagaaaagaaaagaaaagaaaaataagaagaagtgGTGGCGTGTCCTTTAAATGAGGAGAACTTTAGAAAGCAGTAGataaagagagaggaaaaaaatgcaattaatTAGGTTAGGATGTCAAAAGTAATAGACATTTAGAGATCCATTTTTTAACTGCTGGATCTCTTTGAAATGTAATCTCTAAAAAACGtgtaattttagaaaatttatattacctggtgtaattttaagtaattttacattacccaataatttgttattaaattcatattttcaaaatctctttgttaaattacatgttctatatgtttttaataagcatgtatatttttataccaattagatgttatttactattcgattcataaactcatattttatgcaatattttaaattacaaaaacttgaacttaaacaatttattacatggctattgattttttattgctttaaaattttgcaaacatgaagaatatataaagataatttaaTTCAAcagtggatttatcaaaattcgcatccaattaaaataatattgaatGATGTAgcattacttaaagttacatcTAGTATAACTTTAActcaactcatatatatatatatatatatatattacacaaatccatatattttattactataatcattattattttattttattctatggGAATCATCATTATTATATTATGGTGATATAGTTACATACTCACATCTCATAAACAAAGTCTCCCTCTtctattaatcttttttttttttttttttttttggtaaggcAAGTTTTTaccttatttatttaaaagtttcTGATTTTGTAATTGTGTAGATGCATTAATCACAGCTTGCCTCCAAAATAGTGTAGCTAAatctatatagctattttagctacaccaaaacacaaaaaaagagaattgtagcagtggagctaaagctaaaaattttagcttctcaactacagtgcacatctatctttagatgtgcactgtagttcaaaggtaaaaaaaaaaaaaaattattacacttctctctcttctttcattaAACAAACATttcctattttctttctctctctctctctggcttttcttctttttcgtctttcttcctcaaaattttttttttctctctagctcaCTGGCCATCTCCCTTAACTTGCCGGCCAGCTCCTTTATCGCTGATCTGTTCCGTCAACCCACCCCAAGCCCCATCGCCGATCTCCCTATTGCCAAGTCAACCCGGTTCCCAAGTACCCAGATGGGATACTGTTGTTTTCTCAGTTGGCAAGCTGGTTTTGATGGGTGGGTGGGACCCAGCGAGTTACAACTCGGTCACCGATGTGTTCGTCTACTACTTCACGACTTGTCGTTGGAGACGCAGCAATGACATGCTATCTAAGCGCTCATTTTTCACTATTGGAGCCTTTTCGGTTCGGGATTACATAGCGGGCGGGCACCATGAGAATAAGAACGCATTGGAATCAGCGTGGGTTTATGATCTGAGGAAGGGCGAGTGGGCCGAGTTGACTTGGATGAGTCAGGAATGGGACGAGTGCGAAGGGGTGGTGATTGGGTGGTGGTTTTTTCTTTCCTGCTGTGggctgttggtggtggtggtggtggtggatgattATGCTGTGCTATGCtggtgtattttttattttagtttatttttttttcaattgatgtttttattattattttaatgagttatttgtattattttaatcaaatagctaaaaatataGCTCCATTGCTATGGGGTGTGAagaggtaaaatagataaagtgattTTTGTAGGTGCCaaataactatatttttttctccACTACTATGGATGCTAATGTAGTTATCAATATTTTGCTATAATGATTAATGTAGGATTTCCTAAACCTTTTACTCTCCAACCTCTCTCTCATGCATTCCATTCCCCTCTCAACTTCGACTGTGTCtccattctctttctttctctttggaaaacactttctttctctctctctatatatatatatatatatatatatatatataaatccttCAATAgttaaatttcctaaaatacagttattctcaaattttgttTCCATGCTCACGATTTTTTAAAACCCCAAGCCAATAGAAGAAACCTGTTGCTCTTGTGAGCTTTCATTGTAGCCAGTGGCTATCCATCAAACATTAAGTGGCCTTGACATGTATGAGTTCAAGCTATCCTTTGCTACTTTCAAAAATTGAGTTCTTCACTTACAAATCGGTAGAGTTAAGATAGTGAGATCCtttgttttgctat
This DNA window, taken from Quercus robur chromosome 2, dhQueRobu3.1, whole genome shotgun sequence, encodes the following:
- the LOC126715414 gene encoding umecyanin-like, with protein sequence MAKQMSMTILLVVVLTAVAAVVKVTEAATYVVGDSSGWIVPMNNPAFYTTWTSGKSFSVGDVLVFNFMSNVHDVATVSRADYDACAVDNTLTRETTGPYNYTINSTGTHYIICTVANGGHCLGGQKLSISVGNSTSGTSPASSPTGSPTPSGSPTSPTPTGSPTSPSGSPTSPSDSPSSTETPAGSSSASSLAATLPLVFMTIALAFFY